Proteins found in one Streptococcus anginosus subsp. whileyi MAS624 genomic segment:
- a CDS encoding L-ribulose-5-phosphate 3-epimerase: MARPIGIYEKATPKQFSWRERLEFAKEMGFDFVEMSVDESDARLARLTWSKEERLELIKAIYDTGVRIPSICFSGHRRYPLGSNDPELEAKSLETMKQCIELAQDLGVRVIQLAGYDVYYEEKSPTTRARFLKNLRRACDWAEQAQVMLAIEIMDDPFINSIEKYLAVAKEINSPYLFVYPDTGNVSAWHNDLWSEFYLGHQAIAALHLKDTYAVTEHSKGQFRDVPFGKGCVNWEEMFAVLKKTNYQGPFLIEMWSENCETVEETKAAIKEAQDFLYPLIEKAGL, encoded by the coding sequence ATGGCACGTCCAATTGGAATTTATGAAAAGGCGACGCCGAAGCAATTTTCTTGGCGGGAACGGTTAGAATTTGCTAAGGAAATGGGATTTGACTTTGTGGAAATGTCGGTTGATGAAAGCGATGCTCGGCTGGCACGTCTCACTTGGTCCAAAGAAGAACGTCTAGAACTTATCAAAGCCATCTATGATACAGGTGTGCGGATTCCAAGCATTTGCTTTAGCGGTCATCGGCGCTATCCTTTGGGCTCAAATGATCCTGAGCTAGAAGCCAAATCGCTTGAAACGATGAAACAATGTATTGAGTTAGCGCAAGATTTAGGTGTGCGGGTCATTCAATTAGCAGGGTATGATGTTTATTACGAAGAAAAATCCCCAACCACGCGCGCTCGTTTCTTAAAAAATCTGCGACGAGCTTGTGATTGGGCTGAGCAGGCGCAAGTCATGTTGGCTATTGAGATTATGGATGACCCATTTATCAACAGCATTGAAAAATATTTGGCTGTGGCAAAAGAAATCAATTCGCCTTATCTCTTTGTCTATCCAGATACGGGCAATGTTTCTGCTTGGCATAATGACCTTTGGAGTGAATTTTACCTTGGTCATCAGGCAATTGCTGCGCTGCACTTAAAAGATACCTATGCCGTGACGGAGCATTCTAAAGGGCAATTTCGCGATGTACCTTTTGGTAAAGGTTGTGTCAATTGGGAAGAAATGTTTGCCGTTTTGAAGAAAACCAATTACCAAGGACCGTTTTTGATTGAAATGTGGTCTGAAAATTGTGAAACGGTGGAAGAAACCAAAGCTGCTATCAAAGAAGCGCAAGATTTCCTTTATCCACTCATTGAGAAAGCGGGGTTATGA
- a CDS encoding 3-keto-L-gulonate-6-phosphate decarboxylase UlaD has translation MSKRLPNLQVALDHSDLQGAIKAAVSVGHEVDVIEAGTVCLLQVGSELVEVLRSLFPDKIIVADTKCADAGGTVAKNNAVRGADWMTCICCATIPTMKAALKAIKEERSDRGEIQVELYGDWTFEQAQQWLDAGISQAIYHQSRDALLAGETWGEKDLNKVKKLIEMGFRVSVTGGLNVDTLKLFEGVDVFTFIAGRGITEAENPAAAARAFKDEIKRIWG, from the coding sequence ATGTCAAAACGATTACCGAATTTACAAGTAGCACTGGATCATTCTGATTTGCAAGGAGCCATTAAAGCGGCTGTGTCGGTTGGCCATGAAGTAGATGTCATTGAAGCAGGGACAGTTTGTCTCTTGCAGGTGGGTAGCGAGTTGGTAGAAGTCTTACGCAGTCTTTTTCCAGATAAAATCATCGTTGCCGATACGAAATGTGCTGATGCTGGTGGGACAGTTGCTAAAAATAATGCCGTACGCGGTGCTGACTGGATGACTTGTATCTGTTGTGCTACGATTCCTACCATGAAAGCAGCTCTTAAAGCTATTAAAGAAGAACGTAGTGACCGTGGCGAAATTCAAGTAGAACTCTATGGAGATTGGACTTTTGAGCAAGCACAGCAATGGCTTGATGCTGGTATTTCTCAAGCTATTTATCACCAATCACGTGACGCTCTGCTTGCAGGTGAAACGTGGGGTGAAAAAGACCTTAACAAGGTTAAAAAACTCATTGAAATGGGCTTCCGTGTGTCTGTGACGGGTGGTTTGAATGTGGACACACTCAAACTTTTTGAAGGAGTGGATGTCTTTACCTTTATTGCTGGACGCGGCATTACAGAAGCTGAAAATCCAGCAGCAGCAGCGCGTGCTTTCAAAGACGAAATCAAACGAATCTGGGGGTAA
- a CDS encoding PTS sugar transporter subunit IIA: protein MNLKQALIENKSIRLGLSASTWQEAVKLSVDPLIESGAVKPEYYDAIIESTEGYGPYYILMPGMAMPHARPEAGVQKDAFSLVTLKEPVTFSDGKGVSVLLALAATSSKIHTSVAIPQIIALFELENSIDRLLACQTEAEVLALIDESKNSPYLEGLDLDS from the coding sequence ATGAATTTAAAGCAAGCATTGATTGAAAACAAATCCATTCGTTTAGGGCTTTCTGCTTCGACTTGGCAAGAAGCGGTCAAACTTTCTGTTGACCCTTTGATTGAAAGCGGAGCTGTTAAGCCTGAATATTATGATGCTATCATCGAATCCACAGAAGGATATGGTCCTTACTATATTTTGATGCCCGGTATGGCGATGCCACATGCTCGTCCAGAAGCTGGTGTACAAAAAGATGCCTTCTCTTTGGTGACGTTGAAAGAGCCTGTAACTTTCTCAGACGGGAAAGGCGTGAGTGTCTTGTTAGCTCTTGCAGCAACGAGTTCAAAAATTCATACGAGTGTTGCCATTCCGCAGATTATTGCCCTCTTTGAATTGGAAAATTCTATTGATCGTTTGTTAGCTTGTCAAACAGAAGCAGAAGTTCTAGCTTTGATTGATGAGTCAAAAAATAGTCCTTATTTAGAAGGATTGGATTTAGATAGTTAG
- a CDS encoding PTS sugar transporter subunit IIB, which translates to MVKVLTACGNGMGSSMVIKMKVENALRKLGQTDFTVNSCSVGEAKSLASGYDIVIASLHLIHELDGRTNGQLIGLDNLMDNKEITEKLSQVLE; encoded by the coding sequence ATGGTTAAGGTATTAACAGCATGCGGAAATGGCATGGGTTCATCTATGGTGATTAAGATGAAAGTAGAAAACGCTCTACGTAAACTGGGGCAAACAGATTTTACTGTCAATTCATGCAGTGTAGGTGAAGCAAAAAGCCTTGCTTCAGGTTATGATATTGTCATCGCTTCTCTGCATCTGATTCATGAATTGGATGGGCGGACAAACGGTCAATTGATTGGTCTAGATAATTTGATGGACAATAAAGAAATTACTGAAAAACTATCACAAGTACTGGAATGA